CGCCTTGTTGGTCGCGCTTGTATTGGTCGTGTGGTCACGTTCGCGCAAGGCGAAGAAGGCTTTGGAAGAGATTGAAAATGGCTAAGATTTCACCATTGTTGGTATTGCCGCCACTGATCTTTGCAGGGCTGGCCGGATTATTCTTTGCAGGGA
The sequence above is drawn from the Cognatiyoonia koreensis genome and encodes:
- the ccmD gene encoding heme exporter protein CcmD yields the protein MMPDLGKYATEVLLAYGISIALLVALVLVVWSRSRKAKKALEEIENG